From the genome of Colletotrichum destructivum chromosome 10, complete sequence, one region includes:
- a CDS encoding Putative phospholipid/glycerol acyltransferase, giving the protein MEKFSQFRDKGSGISPFIPVKTGLSPVSSVFHTFLFCVRLPIFLTYATAYFLLLQHLPFLPVAVRKVLLWGMMGIPGIWWVDLQLDGVRRGTLAEQPPQRFPHPGSVIAANFTSPIDALYLAAIFDPIFTISYPNTRAVERVSLLRAVLYALSPVRFAPPPGGSARLTDLAALLRKYPDRVVAVFPEGGTTNGKGVLPFTPSLLALGPDVHIFPVSIRYTPADITTPVPGRWFKFLWDLLSRPTTCIRVRVAESILNSAAAQTNGVSSSVVADTAATQRRIGGADPSLSIEEQRVLDKVGEALARLCRNKRVGLTLRDKEAFIEAWNGRK; this is encoded by the exons ATGGAGAAGTTCAGTCAGTTCCGCGACAAAG GCTCGGGCATCTCGCCCTTCATCCCCGTCAAGACCGGCCTCTCCCCCgtctcctccgtcttccACACGTTCCTATTTTGCGTCCGCCTCCCCATCTTCCTCACCTATGCCACCGCCTactttctcctcctccagcacctccccttcctccccgtcgccgtccgcaAGGTCCTTCTCTGGGGAATGATGGGTATCCCCGGCATCTGGTGGGTCGACctccagctcgacggcgtccgccGGGGgaccctcgccgagcagcCCCCGCAGCGCTTCCCGCACCCGGgctccgtcatcgccgccaactTCACCTCCCCCATCGACGCCCTCTACCTCGCTGCCATCTTCGACCCCATCTTCACCATCTCCTACCCCAACACCCGCGCCGTTGAGCGcgtctccctcctccgcgcCGTCCTATACGCCCTCTCGCCCGTCCGCTTCGCGCCCCcgcccggcggcagcgcccgcctcaccgacctcgccgccctcctccgaaAGTACCCcgaccgcgtcgtcgccgtgtTCCCCGAGGGTGGCACCACCAACGGAAAGGGCGTTTTGCCATTCACCCcgtccctcctcgccctcggcccggACGTCCACATCTTTCCCGTCAGTATCCGCTACACCCCGGCCGACATCACCACCCCCGTCCCCGGCCGCTGGTTCAAGTTTCTCTGGGACCTGCTCTCCCGCCCGACTACCTGCATCCGCGTCCGTGTCGCCGAGAGCATCCTCAACTCCGCCGCTGCTCAGACCAACGGCGTatcgtcgtccgtcgtcgccgacaccgccgccacccaaCGCCGCATCGGCGGAGCCGACCCTTCGCTATCGATCGAGGAACAAAGGGTGTTGGATAaggtcggcgaggcgctggCCAGGCTATGCCGCAACAAGCGCGTCGGCCTGACGCTGCGGGACAAGGAAGCCTTCATCGAGGCATGGAACGGCCGCAAATAG
- a CDS encoding Putative Clp protease proteolytic subunit /Translocation-enhancing protein TepA — protein MNCQRTILRAARAIPRRNVRAFSNFPIFPIGGGGGGGGSSSSSNNSPPVGSIPMPYITEVSSNGWRTSDIFSKLLQERIVCLNGAIDDTVSASIVAQLLWLESDSPDKAITMYINSPGGSVSSGLAIYDTMTYIKSPVSTVCLGAASSMAALLLTGGEAGKRYALPHSSVMIHQPLGGTQGQASDILIYANQIQRIRRQINEIMKRHVNKSFGHEKYSLEEMHDMMERDKYLTAEEAKEIGVIDEILTQREEKDQKEKESTDELKTKP, from the exons CAAAGAACAATACTCAGAGCCGCGAGGGCTATCCCTCGGCGCAACGTTCGAGCCTTTTCAAACTTCCCCATCTTCCCcattggaggaggaggaggaggcggcggtagcagcagcagcagcaacaacagcccACCCGTTGGAAGCATCCCCATGCCTTACATCACCGAGGTCTCG TCCAATGGCTGGAGGACAT CCGACATCTTCTCCAAGCTGTTGCAG GAACGGATTGTGTGCCTCAACGGCGCCATCGATGATACCGTCTCCGCCTCGATAGTCGCACAACTGCTGTGGCTCGAGTCCGATAGCCCCGACAAAGCCATCACGATGTACATCAACTCGCCCGGCGGCTCGGTTTCATCAG GACTCGCAATCTACGACACGATGACATACATCAAATCGCCTGTGTCGACAGTATGCCTCGGTGCCgcgtcctcgatggcggcgctgctgctgacgggtggcgaggccggcaagcGGTACGCGCTGCCGCACAGCTCCGTCATGATCCACCAGCCGCTCGGCGGCACGCAGGGTCAGGCGTCGGACATCCTCATCTACGCGAACCAGATCCAGCGCATTCGCCGACAGATCAACGAGATCATGAAGCGTCACGTCAACAAGTCGTTCGGCCACGAGAAGTACAGCCTTGAGGAGATGCACGACATGATGGAACGCGACAAGTAcctgacggccgaggaggccaaggagattGGCGTCATTGACGAAATTTTGACacagagggaggagaaggaccagaaggagaaggagtcAACCGACGAGCTGAAGACGAAGCCTTGA
- a CDS encoding Putative major facilitator superfamily, MFS transporter superfamily: MSSSPFVQQAAAESQPQSQSQSLDEKNPAKVTADASGTDSEIEKEEAQNGVKKIQAITTAWTWRALILTYILIWITSYTHSMQQQMNSNLAPYVTSSFRRHGLTATTGIVSGLAGGVSQLPLAKILNIFGRMEGYMLAHLLCCFGLILMAVCSNVETYAAAQVFWAVGSGGIGYIHTVLISDTTSIRNRMIIYTLNSTAYIANAFAGPIVAQLFERNSTWRWAFGSFAIIFPVFGCLITVMLWWNLRKAMRLGQGPELKESGRNFQESFMFYCREFDVVGMFLIMFGFSLFLLPFSLVSYTAKKWAAGHIIAMIILGIFCLVLFGFWERKYASTPLVPWINLKDRTILGSAAVAGIISLSFSSWDSYFSSYLQVVHRQSLAQAGFIGNIYTIASCTWGPIVGVLIRQTNHFKWIACAAIPVACLSTGLLIHFRTPDTYIGYVIMCQILKAVSAGTIIICEQLAVMSVVKHNEVTVMLALVGLATSVGRSVGRAISGAIWTNEFLDFLVKYLPEDTKGEASTIYGDIKVQLSYPWGSPARDGIVHAYGDVQRHMVICGAAFMPLALGCVFLWKNINVAKVHQTKGQVF; encoded by the exons ATGAGTTCTTCcccctttgtccagcaggccgcggccgagagCCAGCCTCAGAGTCAGAGCCAGAGCCTTGACGAGAAGAACCCCGCCAAGGTCACGGCCGACGCCTCCGGGACCGACTccgagatcgagaaggaggaggcccaGAATGGTGTCAAGAAGATCCAGGCCATcacgacggcctggacgtGGAGGGCGCTCATCCTCACCTATATCCT AATCTGGATCACGTCTTACACGCACTccatgcagcagcagatgaaCAGCAACCTCGCTCCCTACGTCACCTCGTCTTTccgccgccacggcctcACAGCCACGACCGGAATCGTctccggcctcgccggcggcgtctcCCAGCTGCCCTTGGCCAAGATCCTCAACATCTTCGGCCGCATGGAGGGCTACATGCTGGCTCATCTCCTCTGCTGCTTCGGTCTCATCCTGATGGCCGTCTGCAGCAACGTCGAGACGTACGCCGCCGCACAG GTCTTCTGGGCGGTCGGAAGCGGTGGCATCGGCTACATCCACACCGTCCTCATCTCCGACACGACCTCGATCAGGAACCGTATGATCATCTACACGCTCAACTCGACGGCGTACATCGCCAATGCCTTCGCCGGCCCCATTGTCGCGCAGCTCTTCGAGAGAAACAGCACGTGGCGCTGGGCCTTTGGATCCTTCGCCATCATCTTCCCCGTCTTCGGGTGCCTCATCACCGTCATGCTGTGGTGGAACCTGCGCAAGGCCATGAGGCTCGGCCAGGGCCCTGAGCTGAAGGAGAGCGGCCGCAATTTCCAGGAGTCCTTCATGTTTTACTGCAGGGAGTTTGACG TCGTCGGCATGTTCCTCATCATGTTCGGGttctccctcttcctgtTGCCGTTCAGCTTGGTCTCATACACGGCCAAGAAGTGGGCTGCCGGTCACATCATCGCCATGatcatcctcggcatcttctgtctcgtcctcttcggctTCTGGGAGAGGAAGTACGCCTCGACGCCACTCGTGCCTTGGATTAACCTCAAGGACCGAACCATTCTGGGCTCTGCTGCCGTTGCTGGCATTATCAGTCTGAGTTTCAG CTCGTGGGATTCTTACTTCTCGTCGTATCTGCAGGTTGTCCACCGCCAGAGCCTGGCCCAGGCCGGTTTCATTGGCAACATCTATACTATTGCATCCTGCACCTGGGGCCCGATTGTCGGAGT CCTCATCCGTCAGACCAACCACTTCAAGTGGATCGCGTGCGCCGCGATCCCGGTGGCCTGCTTGTCGACCGGCCTCCTCATCCACTTCCGCACGCCCGACACCTACATCGGCTACGTGATTATGTGTCAGATCCTGAAGGCCGTCTCCGCcggcaccatcatcatctgcGAGCAGCTGGCTGTCATGTCTGTCGTGAAGCACAACGAGGTCACCGTCATGCTGGCCTTAGTCGGACTCGCCACCTCGGTCGGCCGCTCCGTCGGCCGAGCCATCTCTGGCGCCATCTGGACCAACGAGttcctcgacttcctcgtcaaGTACCTCCCCGAGGACACCAAGGGAGAGGCGTCGACCATCTACGGAGACATCAAAGTGCAGCTCTCGTACCCCTGGGGCTCACCAGCGCGTGATGGCATCGTTCACGCCTACGGGGATGTGCAGCGTCACATGGTCATCTGTGGAGCCGCCTTCATGCCGCTGGCTTTGGGTTGCGTGTTCTTGTGGAAGAACATTAACGTTGCAAAGGTGCACCAGACCAAGGGTCAGGTGTTCTAG
- a CDS encoding Putative kinesin-like protein, with protein MDTAENTQHHFRSSVIRPQSNLPRPGTISSGLGLSEMSESQNNARAHPSLIPPPASKVGSLNSAMKRDVPKPAELPALKHQKSLAERAGEYPTRSSSTTAAAGASGIARARSVRGHTLAELKDPNNIRPRNAPPTSRYNTPGGFSASVGPRGHERSKSSLAHARSVNGQPRTRNANPQARPRTAYGHRSEEEFDGPIEQKHGWDVEGRVAELDSQFKQVKESMNVMLSDKELMDERVEMYKKRISELEAERDKLEDRNGNLQNEISSLREQMQTLTIESETAKRGHKYELEDEARKHRHELDELRRELKDESQRAEKSHREALDALERHFKAELDEERGHKAREIQDLRARLGNEQQDLHLTLQKKDREAAEMRAVMETLKGDLDREQTLKKGLEASISELGASNVTLEAKINSLKSHVEFLESDSKAQSDSFANMEARLQEALKVAETAKEKLIKEETERRVLFNKYQELKGNIRVMCRVRPVLNASEGEPAKVAYPDEKTSAEIALQTQEVNSFGDVSTKNINFEFDRVFDPSAQNQDVFDEISQLVQSALDGYNVCIFCYGQTGSGKTHTMSSPDGMIPRATHMIYETVTKLREKQWTYKMEGSFIEVYNEELNDLLTPNGRESDGGRGRKLEIRHDDVRKQTSVLNCKTVSLDSANTVEVMLAEAQNNRSVAATKANERSSRSHSVFILKLSGYNSATGERCEGTLNLVDLAGSERLKHSQAEGARMKETQNINKSLSCLGDVIEALGKKSGHIPYRNSKLTHLLQYSLGGNSKTLMFVMVSPLEAHLKETVTSLRFATKVHNTHIGTAKATKKA; from the exons ATGGACACCGCGGAGAATACG CAACACCACTTTCGCTCCTCCGTCATCCGTCCCCAAAGCAACCTCCCGCGACCCGGCACCATCTCgtccggcctcggcctctccGAAATGAGCGAATCCCAGAACAACGCGCGCGCGCACCCGTCCTTGAtaccgccgcccgcctccaaGGTCGGCTCGCTCAACAGCGCCATGAAGCGCGATGTCCCCAAGCCAG CTGAGCTGCCGGCCCTGAAGCACCAAAAGTCCCTCGCCGAGAGGGCAGGCGAATACCCGACGAGGTCTTCCTCAACCACCGCAGCGGCAGGTGCTTCTGGCATCGCCAGGGCGCGCTCCGTCAGGGGACACACACTGGCCGAG CTCAAGGACCCAAACAACATCAGACCTCGAAACGCACCACCAACCTCCCGATATAACACCCCGGGCGGCTTTTCTGCCAGCGTCGGCCCTAGAGGCCACGAGCGCTCAAAGTCCTCCCTTGCTCATGCAAGATCAGTCAACGGACAGCCTCGGACTCGGAACGCGAACCCGCAAGCGAGACCACGCACGGCATACGGTCATCGATCAGAGGAAGAATTCGACGGACCAATAGAACAAAAGCATG GCTGGGATGTCGAGGGCAGGGTGGCCGAGCTTGACTCGCAGTTCAAGCAGGTCAAGGAGTCGATGAACGTCATGTTGTCTGACAAGGAACTGATGGACGAGAGGGTGGAGATGTACAAGAAGAGAA TATCGGAACTGGAAGCGGAACGAGACAAACTCGAAGACCGCAACGGAAATCTGCAAAATGAGATTAGCAGCTTGCGTGAACAGATGCAGACGCTGACGATTGAGTCGGAAACGGCGAAGCGCGGCCACAAGTACGAgctcgaagacgaagcgCGGAAGCATCGTCACGAGCTCGACGAATTGCGACGCGAGCTCAAGGACGAGTCGCAGCGGGCAGAGAAGAGCCACCGAGAGGCATTGGATGCCCTTGAGCGCCACTTCAAGGCTGaactcgacgaggagcgcggGCATAAGGCGAGGGAGATTCAGGACCTTCGCGCCAGGCTCGGAAACGAACAGCAAGACCTCCACCTCACGCTCCAGAAGAAGGACAGGGAAGCTGCCGAAATGAGGGCCGTGATGGAAACGCTAAAGGGCGACCTGGACCGCGAGCAAACACTCAAGAAGGGCCTCGAAGCGAGCATCTCGGAGCTCGGCGCCTCCAATGTCACACTAGAAGCCAAGATCAACTCTCTCAAGTCACAcgtcgagttcctcgagtCAGACAGCAAAGCCCAATCCGACTCGTTCGCCAACATGGAAGCTAGACTGCAGGAAGCGCTCAAGGTGGCGGAGACGGCCAAGGAAAAGCTCATCAAGGAAGAGACGGAACGGCGCGTCCTCTTCAACAAGTACCAGGAGCTCAAGGGCAACATCCGCGTCATGTGCAGAGTGCGTCCCGTTCTAAACGCATCGGAAGGCGAGCCGGCCAAGGTGGCGTATCCCGACGAGAAGACGTCGGCCGAGATCGCTCTGCAAACGCAGGAGGTGAACAGCTTTGGCGATGTGTCGACCAAGAACATCAACTTCGAATTTGACAGGGTGTTTGACCCGTCTGCGCAGAACCAAGACGTGTTTGACGAAATCTCGCAGCTCGTGCAGAGCGCGCTCGACGGATACAACGTTTGCATCTTTTGCTACGGCCAGACGGGATCCGGTAAGACGCACACAATGTCTTCACCAGACGGCATGATCCCTCGCGCAACGCACATGATCTATGAGACGGTCACGAAGCTCAGGGAGAAGCAATGGACGTACAAGATGGAGGGATCCTTCATCGAAGTGTACAACGAGGAGCTCAACGACCTCTTGACGCCCAACGGGCGCGAGTCGGACGGCGGCAGGGGACGCAAGCTCGAGATCCGACACGACGACGTGCGCAAGCAGACGTCGGTCCTCAACTGCAAGACGGTCTCGCTTGACTCTGCCAACACAGTGGAGGTGATGCTCGCCGAGGCGCAGAACAACCGGTCGGTGGCGGCCACCAAGGCCAACGAGCGGTCGTCGCGATCGCACAGCGTCTTCATCCTGAAGCTCTCGGGCTACAActcggcgacgggcgagCGGTGCGAGGGCACGCTGAACCTGGTGGATCTGGCCGGGTCGGAGCGTCTCAAGCACTcgcaggccgagggcgccagAATGAAGGAGACGCAGAACATCAACAAGTCCCTATCATGCCTCGGCGACGTGATCGAGGCGCTCGGCAAGAAGAGTGGGCACATCCCGTACCGCAACTCGAAGCTGACACACCTGCTACAGTACTCCCTCGGGGGTAACAGCAAGACGCTCATGTTTGTGATGGTCAGCCCGTTGGAAGCTCACCTCAAGGAGACGGTGACAAGTTTGCGTTTTGCTACCAAG GTTCATAATACCCATATTGGAACGGCCAAGGCTACGAAAAAGGCGTAG
- a CDS encoding Putative dihydroxy-acid/6-phosphogluconate dehydratase, ilvD/EDD domain, dihydroxy-acid dehydratase — translation MLSRSISRQSQALRAATRRPAIAGHARLLSSTAPRRANDQLNKVSANITQPKSQGASQAMLYATGLTEEDMNKAQVGISSVWYEGNPCNMHLLDLSNIVRQSVKDAGLIPYQFNTIGVSDGISMGTKGMRYSLQSREIIADSIETVMNGQWYDGNVSLPGCDKNMPGVAIAMGRVNRPSIMVYGGTIQPGCSKSGESIDIVSAFQAYGQYITGEITEEQRFDIIRNACPGSGACGGMYTANTMATAIETLGLTMPGSSSSPAEDASKKAECAGIGAAIKNILKEDIRPRDIMTRQAFENAMIVVNILGGSTNAVLHLLAIADSVGIKLTVDDFQAVSDRTPFLADLKPSGKYVMADMHRIGGTPGLLKFLLKEGMIDGSGITVTGKTMKENVENMPSFPADQKIIRPFSNPIKPTGHIQILRGQLAPGGSVGKITGKEGLRFVGKARVFDEEDAFIAALERDEIKKGEKTVVIIRYEGPKGGPGMPEMLKPSSAIMGAGLGQDVALLTDGRFSGGSHGFLIGHIVPEAMEGGPIGLVRDGDIITIDAEQRVIDTSVSDEEMARRKAEWKAPPAKYAKGTLKKYSSLVSDASSGCVTDGPI, via the exons ATGCTCTCCCGGTCCATCTCCCGCCAGTCGCAAGCTCTCCgagcggcgacgaggcgtCCTGCCATTGCCGGCCATGC CCGtctcctctcctccaccGCGCCCCGACGCGCCAACGACCAGCTGAACAAGGTCTCGGCCAACATCACGCAGCCCAAGTCCCAGGGCGCTTCCCAGGCCATGCTGTACGCCACCGGTctcaccgaggaggacatgAACAAGGCCCAGGTCGGCATCTCGTCCGTCTGGTACGAGGGCAACCCCTGCAACATGCATCTGCTCGACCTGTCCAACATCGTGCGCCAGTCCGTCAAGGACGCCGGCCTGATCCCCTACCAGTTCAACACCATCGGCGTCTCGGACGGCATCAGCATGGGCACCAAGGGCATGCGCTACTCGCTGCAGTCGCGTGAGATCATCGCCGACTCCATCGAGACCGTCATGAACGGCCAGTGGTACGACGGCAACGTCTCGCTGCCCGGCTGCGACAAGAACATGCCCGgtgtcgccatcgccatgggCCGTGTCAACCGTCCCAGCATCATGGTCTACGGCGGCACTATCCAGCCCGGCTGCAGCAAGTCCGGCGAGTCCATCGACATCGTCTCCGCCTTCCAGGCCTACGGCCAGTACATCACCGGCGAGATCACCGAGGAGCAGCGTTTCGACATCATCCGCAATGCTTGccccggcagcggcgcctGCGGAGGCATGTacaccgccaacaccatGGCTACCGCCATCGAAACCCTCGGCCTGACCATgcccggcagcagcagcagccccgccgaggacgcgagcaagaaggccgagtgcgccggcatcggcgccgccatcaagaacATCCTCAAGGAGGACATCCGCCCCCGCGATATCATGACCCGCCAGGCTTTTGAGAACGCCATGATCGTCGTCAATATCCTCGGAGGCAGCACCAACGCCGTCCTCCACCtgctcgccatcgccgactcCGTCGGCATCAAGCTCACCGTCGATGACTTCCAGGCTGTGTCCGACCGCacccccttcctcgccgatCTGAAGCCCTCTGGAAAGTACGTCATGGCTGACATGCACCGCATCGGTGGCACCCCCGGCCTGCTCAAGTTCCTCCTCAAGGAGGGCATGATCGACGGCTCCGGTATCACCGTTACCGGAaagacgatgaaggagaACGTCGAAAACATGCCGTCGTTCCCGGCCGACCAGAAAATCATCCGCCCCTTCAGCAACCCCATCAAGCCTACGGGCCACATCCAGATCCTGCGCGGCCAGCTCGCTCCcggcggctccgtcggcaAGATCACCGGCAAGGAGGGCCTGCGCTTCGTCGGCAAGGCGCGCGTgttcgacgaggaggacgcctTCATCGCGGCGCTCGAGCGcgacgagatcaagaagggcgagaagACGGTCGTCATCATCCGCTACGAGGGCCCCAAGGGCGGCCCCGGTATGCCCGAGATGCTCAagccctcctccgccatcaTGGGCGCCGGTCTCGGCCAGGACGTCGCGCTGCTGACGGACGGCCGCTTCTCCGGCGGCAGCCACGGCTTCCTGATTGGCCACATCGTGCCCGAGGCCATGGAGGGCGGGCCCATCGGCCTCGTtcgcgacggcgacatcatcaccatcgacgccgagcagcGCGTCATCGACACGAGCGTttcggacgaggagatggcgaGGCGGAAGGCCGAGTGgaaggcgccgccggccaagTACGCCAAGGGCACCTTGAAGAAGTACTCGTCCCTGGTCAGCGACGCCAGTTCGGGATGCGTGACGGACGGCCCGATTTAA
- a CDS encoding Putative thioesterase, alpha/Beta hydrolase has translation MLNHPIPKECEVIQPASPRGQTQTPLFLIHDGGGTTFAYHCLSPLDRAVFGIANPRFHSGVPWDGGLPEMAAAYIQMIRNTVTKSPEYPALAPFSPSPSSTSPLPVAGRGGKTTTTTTTTRRRRRILLGGWSLGGLLSLEIARQLGDEDEDLEIVGLVAVDSVYPVWPEGSRVKVGRFIDELEPEAKNLKLARRAMKLAGGMVRAWKMPRCGAAVSAAIGSVADPEAAAAVAAGDEATEKDFYSSKADKETAEVVWERPPRAVLVKAKEHVPLSADGISSVDVWRGDRKLGWDGYCPGFVVTVLETEGNHFDMFSWGYIEGITEKIAEACRILERRW, from the coding sequence ATGCTCAATCACCCGATCCCCAAGGAGTGCGAGGTCAtccagcccgcctcgccgcgcgGCCAGACGCAGACGCCGCTCTTCCTCAttcacgacggcggcggcaccacctTCGCCTATCACTGCCTCTCGCCCCTCGaccgcgccgtcttcggcatcgcGAACCCGCGCTTCCACTCGGGCGTGCCCTGGGATGGCGGCTTGCCCGAgatggccgccgcctacATCCAGATGATTCGGAACACCGTGACCAAGAGCCCAGAGTACCCCGCGCTGGCGCCTTtttcgccgtcgccgtcatcaacgtcgccgctgccggtggccgggcgcggcgggaagacgacgacgacgacgacgacgaccaggaggagacggaggatTCTGCTGGGCGGGTGgagcctcggcggcctgctctCGTTGGAGATTGCGCGGCAGctcggggacgaggacgaggatctcgagatcgtcgggctcgtcgccgtcgacagcGTCTACCCCGTCTGGCCCGAGGGCTCGCGGGTCAAGGTCGGGAGGTTcatcgacgagcttgagCCCGAGGCTAAGAACCTGAAGctggcgcggcgggcgatgAAGTTGGCCGGCGGGATGGTGCGGGCGTGGAAGATGCCGCGGTGCGGTGCCGCCGTTTCCGCGGCCATCGGCAGCGTCGCTGAccccgaggcggcggcggccgtaGCCGCTGGTGACGAGGCAACGGAGAAAGACTTTTACTCGAGcaaggccgacaaggagacggccgaggtcgtGTGGGAGAGGCCGCCGCGTGCCGTGCtggtcaaggccaaggagcaTGTGCCTTTGTCCGCGGACGGCATCAGCTCGGTGGACGTGTGGCGCGGGGACAGGAAGCTGGGGTGGGATGGGTATTGTCCCGGCTTCGTTGTGACGGTcctggagacggaggggaaCCACTTCGACATGTTCTCGTGGGGTTACATTGAAGGAATCACGGAAAAGATTGCCGAGGCGTGTCGGATCCTGGAGAGGCGCTGGTGA
- a CDS encoding Putative cytochrome P450: protein MSLAAAVSAALRPQSWPTSVWVLLLTGLAYAVGSLAWRPSFPRNAPRLLKGYPVLGTPRFFSERGNFLSEGRRFAASGNWSFYFGKMRIVGLSGDEGRRVFFENRDLDFTKGYGALFNATPRIDVSKDRSSGDDFGVKFNWNLVKLLRRDVLSNRLPLLINDTRKSMDAIAARVDPASGFGTSDPFEDLYQLVFQLTMRMVGCDEIAEDPALMVRVLRIYESIDAASTATKIMFPWMPTVGHLRRVYSGAKMYMLLEGFIKQRKERGVGNDDALQFLIDNGDSTAEMVAFMVGALFAGLINSGINAAYLLCFLAADEQWYAAVRDEVDGAIARRRRSEAQTPEEILAGMSMDEWEAEFPLIDVGLKETIRLTITGCGFRYNASGRDVAIGASGEVVPADAYAVYHFDTTHMSPDFFPDPLRWDPGRYLPGREEDKKDPHAFIGWGTGRHPCLGMRFAKLEMAITTALFIARFDFRLVDADGKKMERVPENSVDRNAHAASKPREKMFLRFKLRT, encoded by the exons ATGTCCCTCGCCGCAGCAgtctcggcggcgctgcgCCCGCAGAGCTGGCCGACCAGCGTTTGGGTCCTCCTGCTGACGGGCCTGGCCTACGCCGTCGGCTCCCTCGCCTGGCGGCCCTCGTTCCCGCGTAACGCGCCGCGCCTGCTCAAGGGGTACCCCGTGCTCGGCACgccgcgcttcttctcggaACGGGGCAACTTCCTGAGCGAGGGCCGCCGGTTCGCCGCGTCGGGCAACTGGAGCTTCTACTTTGGCAAGATGCGCATCGTCGGGTTGTCCGGGGACGAGGGGCGACGTGTGTTTTTCGAGAACCGGGATTTGGATTTCACAAAAGG ATACGGCGCGCTCTTCAACGCCACCCCGCGAATCGATGTTTCCAAGGACCGATCCTCTGGAGACGATTTCGGCGTAAAGTTTAATTGGAACCTCGTGAAGCTCCTCCGCAGGGACGTCCTGTCGAACCGCCTCCCGCTCCTTATCAACGACACGCGCAAGTCAAtggacgccatcgccgcgcGCGTCGACCCGGCTTCCGGGTTCGGAACGAGCGACCCCTTTGAGGACCTGTACCAGCTCGTGTTCCAGCTGACGATGCGCATGGTCGGCTGCGACGAGATTGCCGAGGACCCGGCGCTGATGGTCCGCGTGCTGCGCATCTACGAGTCCATTGAcgccgcgtcgacggcgaccaaGATCATGTTCCCGTGGATGCCGACGGTGGGCCACCTGCGCCGCGTCTACAGCGGCGCCAAGATGTACATGCTGCTCGAAGGGTTCATCAAGCAGCGCAAggagcgcggcgtcggcaacgacgacgcgCTGCAGTTCCTcatcgacaacggcgacagCACGGCCGAGATGGTGGCCTTCATGGTCGGCGCGCTGTTCGCCGGGCTGATCAACAGCGGCATCAACGCGGCGTACCTGCTGTGCTTCCTCGCGGCGGACGAGCAGTGGTACGCGGCGGTGagggacgaggtcgacggggCGAtcgcgcggcggcggcggtcggaGGCGCAGACGCCCGAGGAGATACTGGCGGGGATGAGCATGGACGAGTGGGAGGCCGAATTCCCGCTCATCGACGTCGGGCTGAAGGAGACGATCCGGCTCACCATCACCGGGTGCGGGTTCCGGTACAACGCGAGCGGCCGGGATGTGGCGATCGGCGCCAGCGGCGAGGTGGTGCCGGCCGACGCCTATGCGGTGTACCACTTCGACACGACGCACATGAGCCCGGACTTCTTCCCGGACCCGCTGCGGTGGGATCCCGGGCGGTATCTGCCgggccgggaggaggacaagaaggaccCGCACGCGTTCATCGGCTGGGGGACGGGACGGCATCCGTGCCTGGGTATGAGG TTTGCGAAACTTGAAATGGCCATCACGACGGCCCTGTTCATCGCGCGGTTCGAtttccgcctcgtcgacgccgacgggaAGAAAATGGAAAGGGTTCCGGAGAACTCGGTTGACAGGAACGCTCAcgcggcgtcgaagccgcgGGAGAAGATGTTTTTGCGGTTCAAGCTGAGGACCTAA